One Streptomyces sp. CNQ-509 DNA window includes the following coding sequences:
- a CDS encoding amidase, giving the protein MTAGQSAGPAPGPARLRELLAAGELTAERHVRTVLDAIRADTTGAYVAVAGEGALRAAREADALIRERGAAAWLERPLLGVTVSVKDLLQTGDLPTGRGSLLPNTRPPEDTPAVARLRAAGAVVVGKTATSEYGWSASTVRRVGPPVRNPYDPRRTAGGSSGGAAAAVATGMCDGALGTDGAGSVRIPAAFCGVVGYKPSYGRIPYVPGSIERLSHQGTLARRVEDAAALAAVAAGPHPYDPDSALGSLDPERSSRRLRVGWVEYERTGAGVREVTERALGAFAGRGHRVERIEVRCDGLYPALVDILAAAEAAATGPEDEELCDPGRLEVVRHGRILSGTAVIRAEEVRHALRTKLRSVMDRYDLLAMATVPVEPFDAGAIAPEWAADPRDLLWLAWSPATYPFNMTGQPAVSVPAGLTPAGLPAGVQVVGPVGADALVLATAARLETDLGALPAPWAAQPPPAPAALPVVERI; this is encoded by the coding sequence GTGACGGCGGGGCAGAGCGCGGGGCCCGCTCCGGGGCCCGCCCGGCTCAGGGAGCTGCTGGCAGCCGGCGAACTCACCGCGGAGCGGCACGTACGGACCGTGCTGGACGCCATCCGCGCCGACACCACCGGCGCGTACGTCGCCGTCGCCGGCGAGGGCGCGCTGCGCGCGGCCCGGGAAGCGGACGCGCTGATCCGCGAGCGGGGCGCCGCCGCCTGGCTGGAGCGGCCCCTGCTCGGCGTGACGGTGTCCGTGAAGGACCTGCTGCAGACCGGCGACCTGCCCACCGGCCGCGGCTCGCTGCTCCCCAACACCCGCCCGCCGGAGGACACGCCCGCCGTGGCGCGGCTGCGCGCGGCCGGCGCGGTCGTCGTCGGCAAGACCGCCACCTCCGAGTACGGCTGGAGCGCGAGCACCGTCCGCCGCGTCGGCCCGCCCGTGCGCAATCCGTACGACCCCCGGCGCACCGCGGGCGGCTCCAGCGGCGGCGCCGCCGCGGCGGTGGCGACGGGGATGTGCGACGGGGCGCTCGGCACGGACGGCGCGGGCTCGGTCCGTATCCCCGCGGCGTTCTGCGGCGTCGTCGGCTACAAGCCGTCGTACGGCCGTATCCCCTACGTCCCCGGCAGCATCGAGCGGCTCTCGCACCAGGGCACGCTCGCCCGTCGCGTCGAGGACGCCGCCGCCCTGGCCGCCGTCGCGGCGGGCCCGCACCCGTACGACCCCGACTCGGCCCTCGGCTCCCTCGACCCCGAGCGCTCCTCGCGGCGCCTGCGCGTCGGCTGGGTCGAGTACGAGCGGACCGGCGCCGGCGTCCGCGAGGTCACCGAACGGGCGCTGGGGGCGTTCGCGGGACGCGGGCACCGGGTGGAGCGGATCGAGGTGCGCTGCGACGGGCTGTACCCGGCGCTGGTCGACATCCTCGCCGCCGCCGAGGCGGCCGCCACGGGACCGGAGGACGAGGAACTCTGCGACCCCGGCCGCCTGGAGGTCGTCCGCCACGGCCGCATCCTCAGCGGCACCGCGGTCATCCGCGCCGAGGAGGTGCGCCACGCGCTGCGGACGAAGCTGCGCTCGGTCATGGACCGCTACGACCTCCTGGCGATGGCCACCGTGCCGGTCGAGCCGTTCGACGCCGGGGCCATCGCGCCCGAGTGGGCCGCCGACCCGCGCGACCTGCTGTGGCTCGCCTGGTCCCCGGCCACCTACCCGTTCAACATGACCGGCCAGCCGGCCGTCTCGGTCCCGGCGGGTCTCACCCCCGCGGGCCTGCCCGCCGGGGTACAGGTGGTCGGGCCCGTGGGCGCCGACGCCCTGGTGCTCGCCACCGCCGCGCGGCTGGAGACCGACCTCGGCGCGCTGCCGGCCCCGTGGGCGGCCCAGCCGCCGCCCGCCCCCGCCGCCCTGCCCGTCGTCGAAAGGATCTGA
- a CDS encoding glutamine synthetase family protein, with amino-acid sequence MYSRKWRSPSGEESVGRPSFVADHDLWTDDQAAVADRIEAELGQLELVRLVYGDPHGLVRSKTLTVPAFRSVLRHGMNFSPGPFLFDTGHAVAVDFLGDPGIGVEEIAGAGNFILVPDPLTFQVLPGTEPRTAWVIGDEYLREGSPHPLSSRAVLRAVEKRYAVRGLDPLLGLEAEWYLTRRLDDEPGNEGNGFGTQGRAPRVAAVNAGYQFNLDFRYDSVAAVADPLAQCLTALGLPLRSMEHESGPGQVETTFAPMPPLDTADAMLLFRTVTKRLAARRGYHASFMSLPKLPSFDPSGWHLHQSVRESATGRNLFGAEGLSGGLSPEGKAYTDGLLSWARELLLLSVPTVNGYRRLDSAHTLAPTRIGLSVEDRTAMLRVAGGGANARIENRMGEPCANPYLNIAAQLFAGLDGLEGGAAGTPADPGAGLVPQSLRESFGAFRAGRAEQLLGAPLTACLTRLKESELDRFETWCAATGAPAGEVTDWEQREYFEAY; translated from the coding sequence GTGTACTCCAGAAAGTGGCGTTCGCCGTCGGGCGAGGAGAGCGTGGGGCGGCCGTCGTTCGTCGCCGACCACGACCTGTGGACCGACGACCAGGCGGCCGTCGCCGACCGGATCGAGGCCGAGCTGGGCCAGCTCGAACTGGTCCGCCTGGTCTACGGCGACCCGCACGGGCTCGTCAGGTCCAAGACCCTGACCGTGCCGGCGTTCCGCTCCGTGCTCCGCCACGGCATGAACTTCAGCCCCGGCCCCTTCCTCTTCGACACCGGGCACGCCGTCGCCGTCGACTTCCTCGGCGACCCCGGCATCGGCGTCGAGGAGATCGCGGGCGCCGGGAACTTCATCCTGGTGCCCGACCCGCTGACCTTCCAGGTGCTGCCAGGCACCGAGCCGCGCACCGCCTGGGTCATCGGCGACGAGTACCTGCGCGAGGGGAGCCCGCACCCGCTGTCGTCCCGCGCCGTGCTGCGCGCCGTCGAGAAGCGGTACGCGGTACGCGGCCTCGACCCGCTGCTCGGTCTCGAGGCGGAGTGGTACCTCACCCGGCGGCTCGACGACGAGCCGGGCAACGAGGGCAACGGCTTCGGCACCCAGGGCCGGGCGCCGCGGGTCGCGGCCGTCAACGCGGGCTACCAGTTCAACCTGGACTTCCGCTACGACTCCGTCGCCGCCGTCGCCGACCCGCTGGCGCAGTGCCTCACCGCGCTCGGCCTGCCGCTCCGCTCGATGGAGCACGAGTCGGGACCCGGCCAGGTCGAGACGACGTTCGCGCCGATGCCGCCGCTCGACACCGCGGACGCCATGCTCCTCTTCCGTACGGTCACCAAGCGGCTCGCCGCCCGCCGCGGCTACCACGCCTCGTTCATGTCGCTGCCGAAGCTGCCCTCCTTCGACCCCAGCGGCTGGCATCTGCACCAGTCCGTACGGGAGTCGGCCACCGGCCGCAACCTGTTCGGCGCCGAGGGGCTCTCCGGCGGGCTGTCCCCGGAGGGCAAGGCGTACACCGACGGGCTGCTGTCCTGGGCGCGGGAGCTGCTCCTGCTCTCGGTGCCCACCGTCAACGGCTACCGGCGCCTGGACTCCGCCCACACCCTGGCCCCGACGCGGATCGGGCTGAGCGTGGAGGACCGCACCGCGATGCTGCGGGTGGCCGGCGGCGGCGCCAACGCCCGGATCGAGAACCGCATGGGCGAGCCGTGCGCCAACCCGTACCTGAACATCGCGGCGCAGCTCTTCGCCGGGCTCGACGGGCTGGAGGGCGGCGCCGCCGGTACGCCCGCGGACCCCGGCGCCGGCCTCGTGCCGCAGTCGCTGCGCGAGTCGTTCGGGGCGTTCCGCGCGGGCCGCGCCGAGCAGTTGCTCGGCGCCCCGCTGACGGCCTGCCTGACGCGGCTGAAGGAGAGCGAACTCGACCGCTTCGAGACCTGGTGCGC